The sequence GATCACACCCCATGTGATCGCGAATGCCAGAACCAGAAAGGCCAGCAGGGCGGCCGCCGGAACGCGGGGGGCGCGGTGATCCAGTGAAACGGACATGATGAATCCCATAGGTAGCCATAACAGGGAGCGCGCGCACCGTCGCCGGTTTCGGCCCCGGTTTCTTTGTTCTGTATCAAGCGCCCCGCGCCGATCGCCGGGGCGTTCGTGGCGCGATGGGCCGGGGGCGCGCGGCCGCCCCGACAGGCGCCGTCGATCGCCGCCATGCGCGCCGGCCCCGTCCGTGCTAGGCTCTGTCTGTCGCCGGCGGCCACGCGGCGACCCTGCACCGACTGACCCGGACCCGATATGGACAAGCTTTCCGTCATGCATGCCTTTCGCCGCATCGTCGACCGCGGCAGCTTTGGGCGCGCGGCCGAGGATCTGGGCGTGTCGCCCGCCTTGCTGAGCCGCGAGATCAAGCTGTTGGAGGAAAGCCTGGGCACGACGCTGCTGACGCGGACGACGCGGTCCATGTCCCTGACCGATGCGGGGCGGCTCTATTATGACGCGGCGGCGGGCATCCTCGACGCGGTGACGCAGGCCGAGACGCGCATTCGCGACGGGGCGGGGGCGGTGCGGGGGCGACCTGAAGGTCAACGCGCCCAGTTCGTTCGGGCAGATGGTCATCGCGCCCATGCTGCCCGCCTTTCTGGACGCGTATCCCGACCTGCGCCTGACCCTGTCGATGGATGACCGGGTGGTCGACATGGTCGAGGGTGGCTTCGACCTGTCGATCCGTATCCGGCCGTCTATGCCCGATTCGGCGCTGGTGGCGCGCAAGATCGGCACGGTCCGGCAACGGATCTTTGCCGCGCCCGCCTATCTGCGGCGCGTCGGGGTGCCATCGACCCCCGAAGAGTTGCAGCAACACCGTGTGATCGGGTTTCTGCTGGCCGACCATCTGACGTCATGGGCCCTGCGCGGGCCGGATGGAACCACCCCGGTCGAGCTCGATCCCCCGGTGCGGGTCGGCAACAGCCTTGTGTTGCGGGACCTGCTGATGGCCGGGCAGGGCATCGGCACCTTGCCGGATTTCGTTTCGGCTGCGCCCGAAGCCGAAGGTGCCCTTGTCCGCGTGCTGCCGGAGTGGGCGTTGCCCGCCCCCGAGGTCTTCGCCGTGACGGCCTCGCGCCTGGGGATGGACGCCAAGGTCACGGCCTTTCTCGACCATCTGGGTGCGGTGCTGCGGGCCTGACATTCTTCAACCAGCGTTAAGACTGATGTGAGACCGCACCGGTTATTCCGGCCGGCCGCATCGCCGATCTTTTCGGGCAGTGACACCCCTTGCCCCGAGAGGATCCCATGACCCGCATTCTCGTTCTCTACTATTCCAGCTACGGCCATGTCCGCGCCCTGGCGCAGGCCGAGGCCGAGGGCGCGCGCAGCGTGCCAGGCACCCATGTCGAGTTGCGGCGCGTGCCCGAAACCGTCCCCGAGCAGATCCGGCACAAGGCCGGGTTCGCCGCCGACGACACGCCCGTCGCCAGCCCCGCCGATCTGGAGGGGTATGACGGCCTCATCCTCGGCACGCCGACCCTGTTCGGGATGATGGCCGGGCAGATGAAATCCTTTCTCGACCAGGCCGGTGGCCTTTGGGCGCGCAATGCGCTGGTCGGCAAGGTCGCCGCCGTCTTTGCCTCGACCGGGTCGCAGCATGGCGGGCACGAGGCGACGCTGCTGTCCAGCCAGATCCCGCTCCAGCATTTCGGCATGCTGATCGCCGGCATGCCCTACAGCTTTGCCGGGCAGACGACAGCCGAGGGGATCATCGGCGGTGCGCCCTACGGGGCGGGAACCATCGCCGGGGCCGACGGGTCGCGCGCCCCCACCGAGACCGACCTTGCCGGCGCGCGGTTCCAGGGCGCGCATGTCGCGCGCATCGCCGCGCGGCTGGCCGGGGCCGACCTGTCGCAGGAGGCCGCGTGATGCCGTCGCTGACCATCGATTTCTTTCACGACGTCGTGTGCTGCTGGTGCTTCAAAGTCTCGTCGCGGATGCGCGACCTGGCGGTCGAATTCGACCTCGACATCCGGCATCGCAGCTTTGTTCTGCAGGCCAGTCGCGCCGAGATGGCCGCGCGCTGGGGCACCCCGGCACAGGCCCGCGCCACCATTCTGGACCACTGGGCGGCCTGCCGATCCGTCAGCGACCGGCCCGATCTTGTCGATATCGATGCGATGCGGGCCGCCCCGTTCGACTATCCGCACGGCATGACGGCGGCGCGCGGGTGCAAGGCCGCCGAACGGCTGGCAGGTCAGGGCGCCCATTGGGACATGTTCGACCGCTCGCAGCGCGCGCATCTGAGCGCGGCGCGCAATATCGCGGAGCCCGAGGTCGTGCTTGAGGTCGCGCGCGACCTCGGGTTCGAGGCCGCCGCCTTCGCCACGCTGTTCGACGACCCGGCCACCGCGCAGGCGGTCGAAACGGACCGGCAATTGGCCCGCGCGCTTCAGGTCCGCTCGGTCCCCACCCTCATCATCCGCGAAACCGGCAGCCGCCTTGTCAACGGTCCGCGCGCCGATCTTGCCGCGCAGATCCGCGCCGCGCTGCGCCTTGCCGCATGAAAGGATCCCCCATGACCTTCCCGTTCTTCCGCCGCGAAACCCTGCACCGTCGCCGCGTTCCTCGCGGGGTGCCACGCCACCTGTCCCCGCATCTGATGCGGGACATCGGCCTCGACCCCTGGCCGGCCCCGCCCAGCCTGCGATCGCATCTCTATTGGTAAGCCCGGAAAGGAACCGCGCCATGTCACGCACGACCGACATCCTTTTGACGGCGCTGGCCCCGTCGGTGTGGGGCAGCACCTATCTGGTCACGACCGAGGCACTGCCCCAGGGCTATCCCGTCACGATGGCCGCGCTGCGCGCCTTGCCGGCGGGGCTGCTGCTGCTGGCGGTGACGCGCTGTCTGCCGCCCCGTGCCTGGCTGGGGCGGGCCTTTCTGCTGGGCAGTTTCAATTTCGCCCTGTTCTGGGTGCTGCTGTTCGTGGCGGCCTACCGGCTGCCGGGCGGTGTCGCGGCCACGTTGGGCTCGTTGCAGGCCATGATGGTCCTTTTCATGGCGCGCGGCTGGCTGGGCACCCCGATCCGCGCAGGGGCCGTGGCGGCCGCCGCGACGGGCGTCGCGGGCGTTGCGTTGCTGCTGGTCGGCCCCGACGCGGCGCTGGACCCCGTGGGGGTTGCGGCGGGCCTTGGCGGGGCGGCGTCCATGGCGGCGGGCACGGTCCTTAGCCGGAAATGGCAGCCGCCTGTCTCGGCCCTCAGCTTCACCGCATGGCAGTTGACGGCGGGCGGTCTGATCCTTTTGCCCCTTGCGCTGATCCTCGAGCCTGCGCTGCCGCCGCTGACGGGCACGAACCTTGCGGGGCTGGTCTGGCTTGGCCTTGTGGGGGCGGCGGCGACCTATGCGCTGTGGTTCCGGGGGGTGGCCCGGATCGAGCCCGGTGCGGTCGCCATGCTGGGCATGATGAGCCCCGTTACCGCCGTGGCGCTGGGCTGGGTGGTGCTGGGCCAAGCGCTGTCGCCCCTGCAGGCGCTGGGCGCGGTGGTCGTGCTGGGCTCGGTCTGGGTGGGCCAGCGCGCCAATCGCCCCTCGGCCGCGGCGGGCCGGCCGCGCGCCGTCACCCCCGGTGCCAAGACCGCCTGACCGCGCCGGCTCAGGCGTTGTCCCCATGTCCCAACAAGAACGCCGTCAGGTTACGCCCCAGCGCGTCAGAGACATAGCCGCCCTCCTGAACCATCAGGCAGTCCAGCCCGGTTTGCGCGATCCGGCGACCGATCGCGCGCAAGCCCTCTGTCGTCACCGCGAAACCCTGGAACGGGTCGTCGATATGGATGTCGAGACCCAGCGCCACGACCAGCGCATCTGCCCCGAACGCCGCGACCCGTTCCAACGCGATCTCGAGGCTGGCGAGATAGGCTTGGTCATCGGTGCCGCGCGGTAAGGGCAGGTTCAGGTTCTGGCCGAGGCCGGGCCCCTGGCCGCGTTCCTGCGCATAGCCCCAGAAGAACGGGTAGAAGCGTTCGGGATCGGCATGGATCGAGACGGTCAGAACGTCGCCGCGCGCGTAGAAGATGCCTTGCGTTCCATTGCCGTGATGCACATCGACATCGAGGATCGCGACGCGCCGTCCCGCCGCCGTCAGGCGCTGGGCCGCGATGGCGGAGTTGTTGAGAAAGCAGAACCCCCCGGCAAGATCCGCAAAGGCGTGGTGCCCCGGCGGGCGGCTGAGGACATAGGCGGTGCGGGTGCCCTCCAACAGCGCGTCGGCCCCGGCGATGGCCGATTGCGCCGACCAATAGGCGGCCTCCCACGTGCCTTCGGCGATGGGGCAGGCCGTGTCGGCCTGGTGAAACCCGGCCTGACCGACGGCGGATTTCGGGTAGCCATCGGTGCGGGTGGCGGGGTGGATGTTGGGGATGACCTCGTCCCCCGCGCCGTCGATGCGCCGCCAGCGGGTGTAGATGTTGCGCAGGAACTGGATGTAATCCGCGCCATGCACGGCCGCGATGGGGCCGAGACCGGCATCTGACGGGGCCTCGAAGCGACACCCCGCAGCCTCGGCCCCGGCGCGCAGGATCTCGATCCGCTGGGACACTTCGGGGTTTGGCAGGCGTTCGCCATTGGCCATGAAATGGCGCGGCTCGTGGCGGGCCTGGCGGGGGTCCAGAAACGCTCTCACGGCAAATCCTCCAGATTGGTCAGGGCCTCCCCTTCGAGGGTCACGAGGTCCATGCCCCGAAAGGCGTCGAACCCCATCCGGCCATAGAACCGGCGGGCATCGGCGTTGCTGTCATGGACCATGAGGCGCAGGAACAAGGGCCGGCCCCAGGACCGGGTGGCGTCGCGCAGGGCGGCGGACAGAAGGCGCGGGCCAAGGCCGCGCCCCCGCGCCCCGGAGGATACCCAGAGATCCGACACGAAGACGCCGGTGCCGCCCTTCATCGTCGAGAAGAGCGGCGAGGCCAGCGCGATGCCGACACAGGGCCCGGCCACGGCCAGGGCCAATTGCGCGCGGATCGAGGGGCAGGCGCCGAAGGCGGCGCGCTCCAGCGTCGCGATGTCGGTGGGATACGGATCGCCGAGGTCTTCGGCCAGCGTCCGCAACGCACCGTCGAGATGGGACAGGTCGTCTTTCTGCGCGGTGCGGATCGTGATCGGGTCGGGCATGGCTCAG comes from Roseibacterium elongatum DSM 19469 and encodes:
- a CDS encoding LysR family transcriptional regulator; this translates as MDKLSVMHAFRRIVDRGSFGRAAEDLGVSPALLSREIKLLEESLGTTLLTRTTRSMSLTDAGRLYYDAAAGILDAVTQAETRIRDGAGAVRGRPEGQRAQFVRADGHRAHAARLSGRVSRPAPDPVDG
- a CDS encoding substrate binding domain-containing protein, producing the protein MVIAPMLPAFLDAYPDLRLTLSMDDRVVDMVEGGFDLSIRIRPSMPDSALVARKIGTVRQRIFAAPAYLRRVGVPSTPEELQQHRVIGFLLADHLTSWALRGPDGTTPVELDPPVRVGNSLVLRDLLMAGQGIGTLPDFVSAAPEAEGALVRVLPEWALPAPEVFAVTASRLGMDAKVTAFLDHLGAVLRA
- the wrbA gene encoding NAD(P)H:quinone oxidoreductase, which encodes MTRILVLYYSSYGHVRALAQAEAEGARSVPGTHVELRRVPETVPEQIRHKAGFAADDTPVASPADLEGYDGLILGTPTLFGMMAGQMKSFLDQAGGLWARNALVGKVAAVFASTGSQHGGHEATLLSSQIPLQHFGMLIAGMPYSFAGQTTAEGIIGGAPYGAGTIAGADGSRAPTETDLAGARFQGAHVARIAARLAGADLSQEAA
- a CDS encoding DsbA family oxidoreductase, which encodes MPSLTIDFFHDVVCCWCFKVSSRMRDLAVEFDLDIRHRSFVLQASRAEMAARWGTPAQARATILDHWAACRSVSDRPDLVDIDAMRAAPFDYPHGMTAARGCKAAERLAGQGAHWDMFDRSQRAHLSAARNIAEPEVVLEVARDLGFEAAAFATLFDDPATAQAVETDRQLARALQVRSVPTLIIRETGSRLVNGPRADLAAQIRAALRLAA
- a CDS encoding EamA family transporter; its protein translation is MSRTTDILLTALAPSVWGSTYLVTTEALPQGYPVTMAALRALPAGLLLLAVTRCLPPRAWLGRAFLLGSFNFALFWVLLFVAAYRLPGGVAATLGSLQAMMVLFMARGWLGTPIRAGAVAAAATGVAGVALLLVGPDAALDPVGVAAGLGGAASMAAGTVLSRKWQPPVSALSFTAWQLTAGGLILLPLALILEPALPPLTGTNLAGLVWLGLVGAAATYALWFRGVARIEPGAVAMLGMMSPVTAVALGWVVLGQALSPLQALGAVVVLGSVWVGQRANRPSAAAGRPRAVTPGAKTA
- a CDS encoding histone deacetylase family protein encodes the protein MRAFLDPRQARHEPRHFMANGERLPNPEVSQRIEILRAGAEAAGCRFEAPSDAGLGPIAAVHGADYIQFLRNIYTRWRRIDGAGDEVIPNIHPATRTDGYPKSAVGQAGFHQADTACPIAEGTWEAAYWSAQSAIAGADALLEGTRTAYVLSRPPGHHAFADLAGGFCFLNNSAIAAQRLTAAGRRVAILDVDVHHGNGTQGIFYARGDVLTVSIHADPERFYPFFWGYAQERGQGPGLGQNLNLPLPRGTDDQAYLASLEIALERVAAFGADALVVALGLDIHIDDPFQGFAVTTEGLRAIGRRIAQTGLDCLMVQEGGYVSDALGRNLTAFLLGHGDNA
- a CDS encoding GNAT family N-acetyltransferase, yielding MPDPITIRTAQKDDLSHLDGALRTLAEDLGDPYPTDIATLERAAFGACPSIRAQLALAVAGPCVGIALASPLFSTMKGGTGVFVSDLWVSSGARGRGLGPRLLSAALRDATRSWGRPLFLRLMVHDSNADARRFYGRMGFDAFRGMDLVTLEGEALTNLEDLP